Proteins from a single region of Calonectris borealis chromosome 14, bCalBor7.hap1.2, whole genome shotgun sequence:
- the SYT12 gene encoding synaptotagmin-12: MDNGHVSRYRLSVATSPPRWEIGIYAAGALALLGIAAVNLWKLWRSGSYPAPSPFPNYDYRYLEQKYGAAYSDVKHKRGLAPGSQRALDKTSPIRKTSLRADDTFESINELGSLELMSKDLGLASYGPLKKSISADSLSSISSIGNNFGQDFTVGQVEVSMEYDGKAATLHVTLLQGKDLLEKDDARFESCFMRISLLPAEQIVGISRIQRSAYAVAFDERFSIPLDPVALEENSLRFSVFGIDEDERNVSTGVAELKLSDLDLAMRPFNAWLYLQDMNKAVDTVGEILLSLSYLPTAERLTVVVVKAKNLVWTNGKVTADPFVKVYLLQDGRKISKKKTAVKRDDTNPVFNEAMIFSVPAIVLQDLSLRVTVAECGEDGRADNTGHVLIGPAASGMGITHWNQMLATLRKPVSMWHPLRRN, translated from the exons ATGGACAACGGTCATGTAAGCAGATACCGCTTAAGCG TCGCCACGAGCCCGCCTCGGTGGGAGATCGGTATCTACGCCGCCGGCGCCTTGGCACTGCTGGGGATAGCTGCCGTCAACCTCTGGAAGCTCTGGCGCTCCGGCAGCTACCCCGcgccttcccccttccccaacTACGACTACCGATACCTGGAGCAAAAGTATGGGGCGGCGTATTCGGACGTCAAACACAAG CGAGGGCTGGCCCCGGGCTCGCAGAGGGCGCTGGATAAGACCTCACCCATCCGCAAGACCAGCCTGCGGGCAGATGACACCTTCGAGAGCATTAACGAGCTGGGGAGCCTGGAGCTGATGAGCAAAGACCTGGGCTTGGCCTCCTACGGCCCCTTGAAGAAATCCATCTCGGCTGACTCCCTcagctccatctcctccatcGGGAACAACTTTGGGCAGGATTTCACGGTGGGGCAGGTGGAGGTCTCCATGGAGTACGACGGGAAGGCGGCCACCTTGCACGTGACGCTGCTGCAGGGCAAGGACCTGCTGGAGAAGGACGACGCTCGCTTCGAGTCCTGCTTCATGCGCATCAGCCTGCTCCCGGCCGAGCAGATCGTCGGCATCTCCCGG aTTCAGCGGAGCGCCTACGCCGTGGCCTTCGACGAGCGCTTCTCCATCCCACTGGACCCAGTGGCGCTGGAGGAGAACAGCCTGCGCTTCTCCGTCTTCGGCATCGACGAGGACGAGAGGAACGTCAGCACCGGCGTGGCCGAGCTCAAGCTCTCCGACCTGGACCTGGCCATGCGTCCCTTCAACGCCTGGCTCTACCTGCAGGACATGAACAAG GCGGTGGACACGGTGGGGGAGATCCTGCTCTCCCTGAGCTACCTGCCCACGGCCGAGCGCCTGACGGTGGTGGTGGTCAAAGCCAAGAACCTCGTGTGGACCAACGGCAAAGTGACCGCAG ATCCCTTcgtcaaggtgtacctgctgcaggaCGGGAGGAAGATCAGCAAGAAGAAGACAGCAGTGAAGAGGGACGACACCAACCCGGTGTTCAACGAGGCCATGATTTTCTCGGTGCCGGCCATCGTGCTCCAG GACCTGTCCCTGCGGGTGACGGTGGCCGAGTGCGGCGAGGACGGACGCGCCGACAACACAGGCCACGTCCTCATCGGCCCCGCGGCCAGCGGGATGGGCATCACGCACTGGAACCAGATGCTGGCCACGCTGAGGAAGCCCGTCTCCATGTGGCACCCGCTCCGGCGGAACTAG